The genomic segment TGGCAGACTGGTACGTCGGCCCCGGTTCACGGACGCGCAATCCGCGCGGACGACCCGGCGCCCTCCCGAAACTAGGAGACACCTTGAAGCGCGAGATCCACCCCGAGTACGTCGAGACGCAGGTCAGCTGCACCTGCGGTGCGTCGTTCACCACCCGCAGCACCATCGGCAGCGGCAACGTCCGTGCCGACGTCTGCTCCGAGTGCCACCCGTTCTACACGGGCAAGCAGAAGATCCTCGACACCGGTGGCCGTGTGGCCCGCTTCGAGGCCCGCTTCGGCAAGGCTGCCGGCTCCGCCAAGAAGTAGCGAGCCGACCGCGCCGGTTCTCGGCGCCCTCTCCCGGGGGCGTCGGGACCGGCGTTTTTTCCGGCCGGGCCTCCGGACGCACCCACCCCGGCCGGTGCAGCGCCCTCCAGCAGGCCCGTTGACGTAGAAACCAGGAGCCCCTGATGTTCGAGGCGGTCGAGGAACTGATCGGTGAACACGCCGATCTTGAGAAGAAGCTCGCCGACCCCGCGGTCCACGCCGACCAGGCGAACGCCCGCAAGCTCAACAAGCGTTACGCGGAGCTGACCCCGATCGTCGGCACGTACCGCTCCTGGAAGCAGACCGGTGAGGACATCGAGACCGCACGCGAGTTCGCCGCCGACGACCCGGACTTCGCCGCCGAGGTGAAGGACCTGGAGAAGCAGCGCGAACAGCTGACCGAAAAGCTTCGCCTCCTCCTCGTCCCGCGCGACCCGAGCGACGACAAGGACGTGCTCCTGGAGATCAAGGCCGGCGCGGGCGGCGACGAGTCCGCCCTGTTCGCGGGCGATCTGCTGCGCATGTATCTGCGGTACGCCGAGCGCGTCGGCTGGAAGACCGAGATCATCGACTCGACCGAGTCCGAGCTGGGCGGCTACAAGGACGTCCAGGTCGCCGTCAAGACCAAGGGCGGCAACGGCGCCACCGAGCCCGGCCAGGGCGTATGGGCCCGGATGAAGTACGAGGGCGGCGTGCACCGCGTGCAGCGGGTGCCGTCCACCGAGTCCCAGGGCCGCATCCACACCTCGGCCGCCGGTGTGCTGGTCACCCCCGAGGCCGAGGAGGTCGACGTCGAGATCCACACCAACGACCTCCGCATCGACGTCTACCGCTCCTCGGGCCCCGGCGGCCAGTCCGTCAACACCACCGACTCGGCCGTCCGCATCACCCACCTGCCGACCGGTGTCGTCGCCTCCTGCCAGAACGAGAAGAGCCAGCTCCAGAACAAGGAGCAGGCCATGCGCATCCTCCGCTCCCGGCTGCTCGCCGCCGCCCAGGAGGAGGCCGAGTCCAAGGCCGCGGACGCCCGGCGCAGCCAGGTGCGGACCGTCGACCGCTCCGAGAAGATCCGCACGTACAACTTCCCGGAGAACCGCATCTCCGACCACCGTGTCGGCTTCAAGGCGTACAACCTGGACCAGGTGCTCGACGGCGAGCTGGACGCGGTCATCCAGGCGTGCGTCGACGCCGACTCGGCCGCCAAACTGGCCGCCGCCTGAGCCACGCCCGTAGTCCCACCGCTCGTGAACCCGTACGGAGAACCGCGATGAACCTGCTGCTCGCCGAGGTGGCCCAGGCCACCCAGCGGCTGGCCGACGCCGGTGTCCCTTCACCGCGATTCGACGCGGAGGAACTCGCCGCGTTCGTCCACGGCGTCAAGCGGGGCGAGCTGCACAATGTCGCGGACTCGGAGTTCGACGCCCGCTACTGGGAGACCATCGCCCGCCGCGAGGCCCGTGAACCGCTCCAGCACATCACCGGACGCGCCTTCTTCCGTTATCTGGAGCTCCAGGTGGGCCCCGGGGTCTTCGTGCCCCGCCCGGAGACCGAATCGGTCGTCGGCTGGGCCATAGACGCCGTCCGGGCGATGGACGTCGTCGAACCGGTCGTCGTGGACCTCTGCGCCGGTTCGGGCGCGATCGCCCTCGCCGTCGCCCAGGAGGTGCCGCGCTCGCGCGTGCACGCCGTGGAGCTGTCCGACGACGCGCTGCGCTGGACCAGGAAGAACGCCGAGGGGTCCAGGGTGGCCGTGCACAAGGGCGACGCCCTGACGGCCCTGCCCGAGCTGGACGGCCAGGTCGACCTGGTCATCTCCAACCCGCCCTACATCCCGCTCACCGAGTGGGAGTACGTGGCACCCGAGGCACGCGACCACGACCCCGAGATGGCACTCTTCTCGGGCGAGGACGGCCTGGACACCATCCGGGGCATCGAACGCACCGCGCACCGGCTGCTGCGACCCGGCGGCCTCGTCGTCATCGAGCACGCCGACACCCAGGGCGGGCAGGTGCCGTGGATCTTCACCGAGGAGCGGGGCTGGGCCGACGCGGCCGACCACCCCGACCTGAACAACCGGCCCCGTTTCGCGACCGCCCGCAAGGCCATGCCGTGACCGGCGCGCCGGACCCGTACCCGCCCCATCCGTACATGCTTGAGGAGGCCGGCTGATGGCACGGCGATACGACTGCAACGACGCGACCGACCGCACGACGGGCCTGCGCGAGGCCGCGTCCGCCGTCCGCCGCGGCGAACTGGTCGTGCTGCCCACCGACACCGTGTACGGGATCGGTGCGGACGCCTTCACCTCGGAGGCCGTCGTCGACCTCCTCCACGCCAAGGGCCGCGGCCGGAACATGCCGACCCCCGTGCTGATCGGCTCCCCGAACACCCTGCACGGCCTGGTCACCGACTTCTCCGAGCAGGCCTGGGAACTGGTCGACGCGTTCTGGCCCGGCGCGCTCACCCTCGTCGCCAAGCACCAGCCGTCCCTCCAGTGGGACCTCGGGGACACCCGTGGCACCGTCGCCATCCGGATGCCGCTGCACCCCGTCGCGATCGAACTGCTCACCGAGGTCGGCCCGATGGCCGTCTCCAGCGCCAACCTGACCGGACACCCCGCGCCGGAGGACTGCGACGCGGCCCAGGACATGCTCGGCGACTCCGTCTCCGTCTACCTCGACGGCGGCCCGACCCCCGGCATCGTCCCGTCCTCGATCGTCGACGTCACCGGCAAGGTGCCCGTACTGCTCCGGGCCGGCGCGCTCTCCGTCGAAGAGCTCCGTGAGGTCGTACCCGACCTTGAGGTGGCCAATTGACCGCCCCTGAGGGGCGTGGCATAGCGGGGCAGCACGACACTTTCCGCATCCTCCACGTCAGCACCGGCAATGTCTGCCGCTCACCGATCACCGAGCGGCTGACCCGGCACGCCCTGACGGACCGCCTCGGCGATCCCCTCAGCGGCGGGCTGATCGTGGAGAGCGCGGGCACCTGGGGCCACGAAGGCGCCCCCATGGAGGCGAACGCCGAGGTCGTCCTCGCGGACTTCGGCGCCGACGCGACCGGCTTCGTCGGCCGCGAACTCCTCGACGAGCACGTGATCCGCGCCGATCTGGTGCTGACCGCGACCCGCGACCACCGCGCCCAGGTCATCTCCATGGGGCACTCCGCGGGACTGCGGACCTTCACCCTCAAGGAGTTCACCCGGCTGGTCCGGGCGATAGATCCGGCCACCCTGCCGGACGCCCGCCACGAGGGTGTCGTCGAGCGCGCCCGCGCCCTGGTCCGCGCCTCCGCCGCGCTGCGCGGCTGGCTGCTGGCGCCCACCGCCGAGGCGGACGAGGTGTACGACCCGTACGGCGCGCCGATCACGTTCTTCCGCTCCATCGGCGACGAGATCAACCAGGCCCTCGACCCGGTACTGACCGCACTGACGGGAGTGACGGCCCCGCACTGAGCCAAGCGGGCCACACCGGGCGGAACCGACCCCTCCGGCAGCGGGCGGCGGGCCGTGTCCCGGCCTACATTGGAGGCGGCACCCCCACCCCCTCCCAGGCCCGGAGCCGTCACATGCCGGTCACCACTCCAGCCGCACCCGCACCCGTACCCCCCACCGACCACCGCGCCACCCTGCCGCAGGACTTCGACGCGCTCCTCAGGGAGGACCCGGAGATCGCCGATGTGCTGATCGCCGAGGTCCGCCGGCAGTCCGGCACGCTCCAGCTGATCGCCGCCGAGAACTTCACCTCGCCCGCCGTGCTGGCCGCCCTCGGCTCCCCCCTCGCCAACAAGTACGCCGAGGGCTACCCGGGAGCCCGCCACCACGGCGGCTGCGCGCACGCGGACGCCGCCGAACGCATCGCCGTCCGCCGGGCCACCGCGCTCTTCGGGGCCGAACACGCCAACGTACAGCCGCACTCGGGCTCCTCGGCCGTCCTCGCGGCGTACGCGGCGCTGCTGCGCCCCGGTGACACGGTCCTCGCGACCGGCCTCCCGGACGGCGGACACCTGACGCACGGCTCGCCCGCCAACTTCTCCGGGCGCTGGTTCGACTTCGTCGGGTACGGGGTCGACCCCGAGAGCGGTCTCATCGACTACGACCAGGTGCGCGCCCTGGCCAGGGCGCACCGGCCCAAGGCGATCGTCAGTGGCTCGATCTCGTACCCCCGCCACCCCGACTACGAGACGTTCCGCGAGATCGCCGACGAGGTGGGCGCGTACCTCGTCGTCGACGCGGCGCACCCGATGGGGCTCATCGCCGGGGGAGCGGCGCCCAGCCCCGTCCCGTACGCCGACGTGGTCTGCGCGACCACGCACAAGGTGCTGCGCGGACCGCGCGGCGGAATGATCCTGTGCGGAGCCGAGCTGGCGCAGCGCATCGACCGGGCGGTCTTCCCGTTCACCCAGGGCGGTGCGCAGATGCACACGATCGCCGCGAAGGCGGTCGCGTTCGGCGAGGCGGCTGCCCCGGCGTTCGCGCGCTACGCCCACCAGGTGGTCGCGCACGCCCGGGTGCTGGCCGCCGGCCTGGAGGCGGAGGGCTTCGAGGTCACCACGGGAGGCACGGACACCCATCTGATCGTCGCGGACCCGGCCCCGCTGGGCGTCGACGGCCGGGTGGCGCGCGAACGGCTGGCCGCGGCGGGCATCGTGCTGGACACCTGCGCGCTGCCGCGCGGCGGCGCGGCCGACGTCACCGCGCCGGGCGTGCGGGGGATCAGGCTCGGCACGGCCGCGGTCACCACACAGGGCCTGGGCGAGTCGGACATGGCGGAGCTGGCCGTTCTGTTCGGCGCGGCGGTACGCGGCACGGGTGCCGGCGGGGCGGACGGGGACGTCGCCGCGCGGGTCGGAGAACTGGCAGGGAAATATCCCCCCTATCCGGGGTAGACGTGGCACATGCAACCATCACCCGTACCTCCGTGTCCTCAACCATGAGGCCGACGTAGTTAGGGTGTGGGCTGAGATGGCCGGCGAAACCAGTGGGGCAGCCCGTGCGTGATTATTTGCTGACGCTCTGTGTCACGGCCGCAGTGACCTATCTGCTGACCGGACCGGTGCGGAAGTTCGCCATCACGGTGGGCGCGATGCCCGCGATCCGCGCGCGTGACGTGCACCAGGAGCCGACCCCGAGGCTCGGCGGCATCGCGATGTTCGGCGGTCTGTGCGCCGGGCTGATCGTCGCGGACCACCTGCACAACCTCAACGGCGTGTTCGCGCTCTCCAACGAACCGCGCGCACTGCTCTCCGGCGCCGCCCTGATCTGGCTGATCGGGGTGCTCGACGACAAGTTCGAGATCGACGCGCTGATCAAGCTCGGCGGTCAGATGATCGCCGCCGCCGTGATGGTCCTCCAGGGCCTGACCATTCTGTGGCTGCCGATCCCGGGGGTCGGCACGGTCGCCCTCACCCAGTGGCAGAGCACCCTGCTCACGGTCGCGCTGGTGGTCGTCACGATCAACGCGGTCAACTTCGTGGACGGCCTCGACGGCCTGGCGGCGGGCATGGTGTGCATCGCCTCCGCGGCGTTCTTCCTCTACGGGTACCGGCTCTGGGTCGGGTACGGGATCGAGGCCGCCGCCCCCGCGACATTGTTCGCGGCGATCGTGATGGGCATGTGCCTGGGCTTCCTGCCGCACAACATGCATCCCGCCCGGATCTTCATGGGCGACTCCGGGTCGATGCTGATCGGGCTGGTCCTGGCGGCCGGCGCGATCTCCATCACCGGGCAGGTCGACCCGGACGCGATGAAGCTCTTCGCGGGCAGTGAGCAGCAGGCGACCCACGCGATGCTGCCGGTCTTCATCCCGCTGATGCTGCCGCTGACGATCATCGCGATCCCCACCGCCGACCTGGTGCTCGCCATCGTGCGACGGACCTGGAACGGCAAGTCGCCGTTCGCGGCCGACCGCGGCCATCTGCACCACCGGCTGCTGGAGATCGGCCACTCGCACAGCAGGTCCGTGCTGATCATGTACTTCTGGTCGGGGCTGATCGCGTTCGGCACGGTCGGCTACTCGGTGCCCTCGGCCTCGATGTGGATCGTGCTCGCCATCGTGGTGCTGAGCGCCGTGGGCCTCGTACTGCTGCTGACGCCCGCCTTCACCCCCCGCGCGCCGCGCTGGGCCCAGGCCGTCGTACCGCCGCGCTACCGGCGGAGGAAGACCCCGCCGACCGCGACGCCGTCCGAGGCCACGCGGGAGGCCCAACAGGGGCCCCTGGAGGGGCGGATGGGGCAGGGAGGTCCGGACGACGGGAAGACCGCCGAGCGGGCCCCGGTCGCGGCGGGTGTCGCCGGTGTCAACGGAGCGACCGCCATCGGCGCCCGTTCGCGCTTCTCCGACCGGCGGAATGCCGGAACGCCGCGCTGACGATTCGGGCACCGGCGGGCAATACCAGACAGCCATTGGCTTGTCTTGCACACACGCGCGAATTAGCTCTCATGTGTGACAGTCAGCACACTTTCTGAGTAAAGACCTCATCAAATAGTTTGTGATACCGTTCACGAAGCCCGGTGACGGAGCCGAAGGACCTCGACTCAGAGAGTCCGGCGGCCCGGGGGAACACTCGGACCGGGCCCTACGCTCGTCCATGACGACACCACTGCCCATCCCCTGCAAAGCGGAGCTGCCGCCATGCCGTCCAACGACGCCCGGACTCTCCTTCAGACCGCCGTGCCCACTGCTGCCGTCGGTGCTGTCGCCGCCGCGGTCAGCGCTGCGCTCGTGGGCGGGAAGGGAGCGGTCGGCGCGGTCGTCGCGACGCTCGTGGTCGTCCTCTTCATGGGGATCGGTCTGATCGTTCTGCAACGGACCGCGAGGTCCCTGCCGCACCTGTTCCAGGCCATGGGTCTTCTGCTCTACACGACGCAGATTCTGCTGCTGTTCGTCTTTGTCGCCGTGTTCAAGAACACCACCCTGTTCCACCCGAAGGCCTTCGCGATCACTCTGGTCGCGACGACGCTCGTGTGGATCGGCGCACAGGCTCGTTCCCACATGAAGGCCAAGATCCTCTACGTCGAACCCGAGGCCGACAAGGGCGAGAAGCCCGAAAAGGCGGGGTCCCCGACGTGAAGGGTAGGGGCGGGATAAGTGCCGGTCCGGGACCCTGCTATCGTCCGGTTCCAACTGCGGCACTGCGGGCGCGGGCATGTGAGCTGACGCCTGCTCGATCGCGAGGCTCAAATGCCTGACTGCCGCTCACACATCCGTTACACCAGTCCAGTGCCGAACCGCGGCCTCGCGCCGCGCCGACACATCGAGGTTGCCGTACCTATGCGCCACGCTGAAGGAGCCCGCGGTGAGTGCTGACCCGACACAGGTGCTCGCCTTCGAGACCGATTGCCACATCTTCGACGGTTGTGGTTTCCCGGGTCCTGGCTTGCACTCTTTCCTGTTCGAGCCGATCTTCGGTGACGCGGACAGCAACTTCTACTTCAACAAGACGATGTTGCTGGCCCTGCTGGGCACGGTCGTCATCGTCGGCTTCTTCTGGGCCGCCTTCCGCAAGCCGAAGATCGTCCCCGGCAAGCTCCAGATGGTCGCTGAAGCCGGATACGACTTCGTGCGCCGCGGCATCGTCTACGAGACGCTCGGCAAGCGCGAGGGCGAGAAGTACGTCCCGCTGATGGTGACGCTGTTCTTCTTCGTCTGGATCATGAACCTCTGGTCGATCGTGCCGCTCGCCCAGTTCCCGGTGACCGCGATCATCGCGTACCCGGCGGCCCTGGCGGCGATCGTCTACCTGGTGTGGATGAGCGTCACCTTCAAGCGGCACGGCTTCGTCGGCGGGTTCAAGAACCTGACGGGCTACGACAAGTCGCTCGGCGCGGTCCTGCCGATGGTCATGGTCATCGAGTTCTTCTCGAACGTCCTGGTCCGTCCGTTCACCCACGCGGTCCGACTCTTCGCGAACATGTTCGCCGGTCACACCCTGCTGCTGCTCTTCACCATCGCCAGCTGGTACCTGCTGAACGGCATCGGCATCGCCTACGCCGGTGTCTCGTTCGTGATGGCCGTCGTGATGACCGCCTTCGAGCTGTTCATCCAGGCTGTTCAGGCGTACGTCTTCGTGCTCCTGGCGTGCAGCTACATCCAGGGCGCTGTCGCCGAGAACCACTGATCACCTCCTGATCGCGCCCGTTCAAGAACCCCCAGTCGTCCGGTGGCCAACCCCCACCGGTCCGTGAAAGAGAAGGAAGAACCGGCATGTCCGCTCTCCAGAACCTCGCCGCCGAAGGCGTCACCGGCTCGCTCAGCTCTGTTGGCTACGGTCTGGCCGCCATCGGCCCCGGCGTCGGCGTCGGCATCATCTTCGGTAACGGCACCCAGGCCCTCGCCCGTCAGCCCGAGGCCGCCGGCCTGATCCGTTCCAACCAGATCCTCGGCTTCGCCTTCTGTGAGGCGCTCGCCCTCATCGGTCTGGTCATGCCGTTCGTCTACTAAGACGACTGCGACTAGTCCATACCGACGAAAGGCACTGATGTGAACCCCCTGGTTCAGCTCGCGGCCGAAGAGGCGGAAAACCCGCTCATTCCGCCGATTCCTGAGCTCGTCATCGGTCTGATCGCCTTCGTCATCGTCTTCGGCTTCCTCGCCAAGAAGCTCCTCCCGAACATCAACAAGGTTCTGGAAGAGCGACGCGAGGCCATCGAAGGCGGTATCGAAAAGGCCGACGCGGCTCAGACCGAAGCCCAGAGCGTGCTTGAGCAGTACAAGGCTCAGCTCGCCGAGGCTCGCCATGAAGCCGCTCGTCTGCGCCAGGAGGCGCAGGAGCAGGGCGCCGTGATCATCCAGGAGATGAAGGCGGAAGGCCAGCGGCAGCGCGAGGAGATCATCGCGGCGGGCCACGCCCAGATCGAGGCCGACCGCAAGGCCGCGGCCGCGGCGCTGCGTCAGGACGTGGGCAAGCTCGCCACCGACCTGGCCGGCAAGCTCGTCGGCGAGTCCCTTGAGGACCACGCCCGGCAGAGCGGAACCGTCGACCGCTTCCTCGACGAGCTCGAGGCGAAGGCCGAGGCGGTCCGATGAACGGAGCGAGCCGCGAGGCACTGGCTGCCGCACGTGAGCGTCTCGACGCGCTGACCGACAACACCTCGGTCGACGCGGGGAAGCTCGCCGAGGAGCTGGCCGCCGTCACCGCGCTGCTCGACCGTGAGGTCTCGCTGCGTCGGGTCCTGACCGACCCGGCGCAGTCCGGCGAGGCCAAGGCCGAGCTGGCCGGACGGCTGCTGAGCGGGCAGGTGGGCGGCGAAGCCGTCGACCTGGTCTCCGGCATGGTCCGGTCCCGCTGGTCGCAGTCGCGTGACCTGGTCGACTCCGTGGAGGAGCTGGCGAACACCGCGGACCTCACCGCCGCCCAGCGCGGCGGCGCCCTCGACGACGTCGAGGACGAGCTGTTCCGGTTCGGCCGGATCGTCGCCTCCGACACGGAGCTGCGCTCCGCGCTCACCAGCCGGACGGCGACGGCCGGAGCCAAGAGCGAGCTGCTGCGCAGCCTGCTCGGCGGCAAGGCCACGCCCGTCACCGAGCGCGTCGTCGTGCGCCTGGTGTCCCAGCCGCGTGGACGTAGCCTGGAAGCGGGACTCGATTCGCTCTCCCGGCTGGCCGCGGAGCGCCGGGACCGCATGGTGGCCGTCGTCACCTCGGCGGTGCCGCTCAGCGACCGGCAGAAGCAGCGCCTGGGCGTCGCCCTGGCGAAGATCTACGGCCGGCAGATGCACCTCAACCTCGAAGTGGACCCCGAGGTCCTCGGCGGGATCGTGGTGCGGGTCGGCGACGAGGTCATCAACGGCACCGTCGCGGAACGCCTCGACGAGGCGACCCGACGCATGGCCGGCTGACACCGGGCAGCGCACCAACAGAAGAAGCAAGACCAGCGGCCCGGTTGGGCCGTGCAGAGATTGCAGAAGATTCCTGGGGGTCGGCCCCCAGACCCCCTTAAGAAACTTCGGGCCCAACAAGGAGAGCAGGGAACCCAGATGGCGGAGCTCACGATCCGGCCGGAGGAGATCCGGGATGCGCTGGAGAACTTTGTCCAGTCGTACAAGCCGGACGCGGCCTCGCGCGAGGAGGTCGGTACGGTCAGCGTTGCCGGTGACGGCATCGCGAAGGTCGAGGGCCTTCCCTCGGCCATGGCGAACGAGCTGCTGAAGTTCGAGGACGGCACCCTCGGTCTCGCCCTCAACCTTGAGGAGCGGGAGATCGGTGCGATCGTCCTCGGCGAGTTCAGCGGGATCGAGGAGGGCCAGTCGGTGCAGCGCACCGGCGAGGTGCTCTCCGTCGGTGTGGGCGAGGGATACCTCGGCCGCGTCGTCGACCCGCTCGGCAACCCGATCGACGGCCTCGGCGACATCGCGACCGACAGCCGCCGCGCCCTCGAACTGCAGGCCCCCGGCGTCATGGTCCGCAAGTCGGTGCACGAGCCGATGCAGACCGGCTACAAGGCCGTCGACGCCATGGTGCCGATCGGCCGCGGCCAGCGTCAGCTGATCATCGGCGACCGTCAGACCGGCAAGACCGCTCTGGCCGTCGACACGATCATCAACCAGCGCGACAACTGGCGCTCGGGCGACGTGAACAAGCAGGTGCGCTGCATCTACGTCGCCATCGGTCAGAAGGGTTCCACCATCGCCTCCGTGCGCGGTGCCCTGGAAGAGGCCGGCGCGCTCGAATACACGACCATCGTCGCCGCTCCGGCGTCCGACCCGGCGGGCTTCAAGTACCTGGCGCCCTACACCGGTTCGGCCATCGGTCAGCACTGGATGTACCAGGGCAAGCACGTCCTGATCATCTTCGACGACCTCTCGAAGCAGGCCGACGCCTACCGCGCCGTGTCCCTTCTGCTGCGCCGCCCGCCGGGGCGTGAGGCCTACCCGGGTGACGTCTTCTACCTCCACTCGCGTCTGCTGGAGCGTTGCGCCAAGCTCTCCGACGCCATGGGTGCGGGTTCGATGACGGGTCTCCCGATCGTCGAGACCAAGGCGAACGACGTGTCGGCGTTCATTCCGACCAACGTCATCTCCATCACCGACGGCCAGTGCTTCCTGGAGTCCGACCTCTTCAACGCCGGTCAGCGTCCGGCTCTGAACGTCGGTATCTCGGTCTCCCGCGTCGGTGGCTCCGCCCAGCACAAGGCCATGCGCCAGGTCTCCGGCCGACTGCGCGTGGACCTCGCCCAGTACCGCGAGCTGGAGGCGTTCGCCGCCTTCGGTTCCGACCTGGACGCGGCCTCCAAGGCCTCGCTGGAGCGCGGCAAGCGCATGGTCGAGCTGCTGAAGCAGCCGCAGTACGCCCCGTTCCCGGTCGAGGAGCAGGTCGTCTCGGTCTG from the Streptomyces sp. AM 4-1-1 genome contains:
- the rpmE gene encoding 50S ribosomal protein L31; translated protein: MKREIHPEYVETQVSCTCGASFTTRSTIGSGNVRADVCSECHPFYTGKQKILDTGGRVARFEARFGKAAGSAKK
- the prfA gene encoding peptide chain release factor 1, encoding MFEAVEELIGEHADLEKKLADPAVHADQANARKLNKRYAELTPIVGTYRSWKQTGEDIETAREFAADDPDFAAEVKDLEKQREQLTEKLRLLLVPRDPSDDKDVLLEIKAGAGGDESALFAGDLLRMYLRYAERVGWKTEIIDSTESELGGYKDVQVAVKTKGGNGATEPGQGVWARMKYEGGVHRVQRVPSTESQGRIHTSAAGVLVTPEAEEVDVEIHTNDLRIDVYRSSGPGGQSVNTTDSAVRITHLPTGVVASCQNEKSQLQNKEQAMRILRSRLLAAAQEEAESKAADARRSQVRTVDRSEKIRTYNFPENRISDHRVGFKAYNLDQVLDGELDAVIQACVDADSAAKLAAA
- the prmC gene encoding peptide chain release factor N(5)-glutamine methyltransferase; amino-acid sequence: MNLLLAEVAQATQRLADAGVPSPRFDAEELAAFVHGVKRGELHNVADSEFDARYWETIARREAREPLQHITGRAFFRYLELQVGPGVFVPRPETESVVGWAIDAVRAMDVVEPVVVDLCAGSGAIALAVAQEVPRSRVHAVELSDDALRWTRKNAEGSRVAVHKGDALTALPELDGQVDLVISNPPYIPLTEWEYVAPEARDHDPEMALFSGEDGLDTIRGIERTAHRLLRPGGLVVIEHADTQGGQVPWIFTEERGWADAADHPDLNNRPRFATARKAMP
- a CDS encoding L-threonylcarbamoyladenylate synthase, which produces MARRYDCNDATDRTTGLREAASAVRRGELVVLPTDTVYGIGADAFTSEAVVDLLHAKGRGRNMPTPVLIGSPNTLHGLVTDFSEQAWELVDAFWPGALTLVAKHQPSLQWDLGDTRGTVAIRMPLHPVAIELLTEVGPMAVSSANLTGHPAPEDCDAAQDMLGDSVSVYLDGGPTPGIVPSSIVDVTGKVPVLLRAGALSVEELREVVPDLEVAN
- a CDS encoding protein-tyrosine-phosphatase → MTAPEGRGIAGQHDTFRILHVSTGNVCRSPITERLTRHALTDRLGDPLSGGLIVESAGTWGHEGAPMEANAEVVLADFGADATGFVGRELLDEHVIRADLVLTATRDHRAQVISMGHSAGLRTFTLKEFTRLVRAIDPATLPDARHEGVVERARALVRASAALRGWLLAPTAEADEVYDPYGAPITFFRSIGDEINQALDPVLTALTGVTAPH
- the glyA gene encoding serine hydroxymethyltransferase is translated as MPVTTPAAPAPVPPTDHRATLPQDFDALLREDPEIADVLIAEVRRQSGTLQLIAAENFTSPAVLAALGSPLANKYAEGYPGARHHGGCAHADAAERIAVRRATALFGAEHANVQPHSGSSAVLAAYAALLRPGDTVLATGLPDGGHLTHGSPANFSGRWFDFVGYGVDPESGLIDYDQVRALARAHRPKAIVSGSISYPRHPDYETFREIADEVGAYLVVDAAHPMGLIAGGAAPSPVPYADVVCATTHKVLRGPRGGMILCGAELAQRIDRAVFPFTQGGAQMHTIAAKAVAFGEAAAPAFARYAHQVVAHARVLAAGLEAEGFEVTTGGTDTHLIVADPAPLGVDGRVARERLAAAGIVLDTCALPRGGAADVTAPGVRGIRLGTAAVTTQGLGESDMAELAVLFGAAVRGTGAGGADGDVAARVGELAGKYPPYPG
- a CDS encoding MraY family glycosyltransferase, giving the protein MGQPVRDYLLTLCVTAAVTYLLTGPVRKFAITVGAMPAIRARDVHQEPTPRLGGIAMFGGLCAGLIVADHLHNLNGVFALSNEPRALLSGAALIWLIGVLDDKFEIDALIKLGGQMIAAAVMVLQGLTILWLPIPGVGTVALTQWQSTLLTVALVVVTINAVNFVDGLDGLAAGMVCIASAAFFLYGYRLWVGYGIEAAAPATLFAAIVMGMCLGFLPHNMHPARIFMGDSGSMLIGLVLAAGAISITGQVDPDAMKLFAGSEQQATHAMLPVFIPLMLPLTIIAIPTADLVLAIVRRTWNGKSPFAADRGHLHHRLLEIGHSHSRSVLIMYFWSGLIAFGTVGYSVPSASMWIVLAIVVLSAVGLVLLLTPAFTPRAPRWAQAVVPPRYRRRKTPPTATPSEATREAQQGPLEGRMGQGGPDDGKTAERAPVAAGVAGVNGATAIGARSRFSDRRNAGTPR
- the atpB gene encoding F0F1 ATP synthase subunit A, coding for MSADPTQVLAFETDCHIFDGCGFPGPGLHSFLFEPIFGDADSNFYFNKTMLLALLGTVVIVGFFWAAFRKPKIVPGKLQMVAEAGYDFVRRGIVYETLGKREGEKYVPLMVTLFFFVWIMNLWSIVPLAQFPVTAIIAYPAALAAIVYLVWMSVTFKRHGFVGGFKNLTGYDKSLGAVLPMVMVIEFFSNVLVRPFTHAVRLFANMFAGHTLLLLFTIASWYLLNGIGIAYAGVSFVMAVVMTAFELFIQAVQAYVFVLLACSYIQGAVAENH
- the atpE gene encoding ATP synthase F0 subunit C; the encoded protein is MSALQNLAAEGVTGSLSSVGYGLAAIGPGVGVGIIFGNGTQALARQPEAAGLIRSNQILGFAFCEALALIGLVMPFVY
- a CDS encoding F0F1 ATP synthase subunit B — protein: MNPLVQLAAEEAENPLIPPIPELVIGLIAFVIVFGFLAKKLLPNINKVLEERREAIEGGIEKADAAQTEAQSVLEQYKAQLAEARHEAARLRQEAQEQGAVIIQEMKAEGQRQREEIIAAGHAQIEADRKAAAAALRQDVGKLATDLAGKLVGESLEDHARQSGTVDRFLDELEAKAEAVR
- a CDS encoding F0F1 ATP synthase subunit delta, which codes for MNGASREALAAARERLDALTDNTSVDAGKLAEELAAVTALLDREVSLRRVLTDPAQSGEAKAELAGRLLSGQVGGEAVDLVSGMVRSRWSQSRDLVDSVEELANTADLTAAQRGGALDDVEDELFRFGRIVASDTELRSALTSRTATAGAKSELLRSLLGGKATPVTERVVVRLVSQPRGRSLEAGLDSLSRLAAERRDRMVAVVTSAVPLSDRQKQRLGVALAKIYGRQMHLNLEVDPEVLGGIVVRVGDEVINGTVAERLDEATRRMAG
- the atpA gene encoding F0F1 ATP synthase subunit alpha, whose protein sequence is MAELTIRPEEIRDALENFVQSYKPDAASREEVGTVSVAGDGIAKVEGLPSAMANELLKFEDGTLGLALNLEEREIGAIVLGEFSGIEEGQSVQRTGEVLSVGVGEGYLGRVVDPLGNPIDGLGDIATDSRRALELQAPGVMVRKSVHEPMQTGYKAVDAMVPIGRGQRQLIIGDRQTGKTALAVDTIINQRDNWRSGDVNKQVRCIYVAIGQKGSTIASVRGALEEAGALEYTTIVAAPASDPAGFKYLAPYTGSAIGQHWMYQGKHVLIIFDDLSKQADAYRAVSLLLRRPPGREAYPGDVFYLHSRLLERCAKLSDAMGAGSMTGLPIVETKANDVSAFIPTNVISITDGQCFLESDLFNAGQRPALNVGISVSRVGGSAQHKAMRQVSGRLRVDLAQYRELEAFAAFGSDLDAASKASLERGKRMVELLKQPQYAPFPVEEQVVSVWAGTTGKMDDVPVEDIRRFETELLEYLRRERKDLLTSIAEGAKMSDDTLQSIADAIAAFKQQFETSDGKLLGEG